TATTTGAAGAAGTCATGGATGGTTTAATGTAACTAAATATTAAAGAATGAAGATTGACGGAGATGAGGCCGGTTAGCTATATTCTCACTATAATCATGCTTAGATATCCCTATTACGAAAGCACTCTAAGCACCattgtaaaaataaaatatacaaagGACAAACAGTAACTTCCAACGCCATACCCATTATTTTTTGGAGAGAGATGAATGGTTAATGCCTGAGTAATTAACTTGATGGAGTTAACTTGCATACTTATGGTGAGGGGTGACAATGTAATTAGGATGTACCAATTACCAAATGGTACCATGTAATTAGAAAACAACCGTGCTTTCCATCAACATTCCATTCCTTTCCATTATTTTAATCCCACCAAAAAAATTGATCGGTGAGAAATAATGATGAGAAATTGACAATCCGGTGAGATTTTGACCGGAAAAATTAAAAGGGGTTTGATTTCACATTAGAGCGAAGTAAAGGGGGTTATTTACTCCAAAGTAAACTTAAGGGGATAAAACTCACATCAAAGCAAACTTAAGGGGGTCATTTACTACTTTCGCCATAAAAGAAGTAAGAAACTCGTGCTACTTGTACTTGCGTAATGTGCCCTACCCctctaaaaacatggttacgacTTCGTAACTGACTCATACCTGGTTGAAAAGGTGAGGATATCGTTCTTTCATGTTTTCGTCGGCCTCCCAAGTTCCCTCTTCAACAATATGGTTGGACCATAACACTTTCACCCAGATTGTCTCTCCATGTCTTGTTTTCCTAACCTTCTGGTCTAGGATTTCCTTGGGCCTTTCCACATACGTTAGGTCATCATCAAGTTTGATCATCTCTGCCTCGAGCACATGAGAGGGGTCACTTATGTATTTAATCAATTGAGACATGTGAAAGACATTGTGAACACGGTCCAAGGCCGGTGGAAGTGCTAAACGGTAGGCCACTTCCccgactctatccaatatttcgcaggggccaatgaacttttggctcaacTTGCCTCTCTTTCCAAATCTCATGACTCCTCTCATGGGTGAAAATTTGAGTAGTACCTTATCTCCTACCGCAAATTCAATGTCACTTATCCTCAAGTCGGCGTAACTCTTTTACCTATCTTGTGCCGCTCTCATCTTTTCACGGAGTACATGGACTtgatcaatcatgtcttgaatctTTTGGGGTCCCAATAGCACGGCTTCGGTGCTATCATCCCGATATATCGGGCTTCGGCATTTTCTTCCATATAGAgcttcaaatggtgccatgccaaaGCTAGCATGATAGCTATTTTTGTAgaagaactcaatcaaatgtAGTGTTTCTTCCCAAGAGCCTCCAAATTCCaagacacaagctctcaacatatcttaCAATGTTTGGATGGCCCTCTCCATTTGTCCATCCGTTGCCAGGTGAAACGCCTTACTCATCTTCTGTTGGGTGCCCAAGGAGCTTTGATGTTCTTGCCAAAATCTTGAAATAAACCGTGAGTCTCAGTCTGATACAATGTCCTTTGGAAACCCATGAAGCTTGACCACATATTTGCAATAAGCATTAGCTAATTCTACCTTACTCCAAGTGTCCTTCATTACGATGAAATGAGCCGACTTGGTCAATCTATCCACAatgacccaaatcatgttgttcccTTTTTGGGTTCTTGGTAGTCCAACTATGAAGTCCATCgatatcgactcccacttccattccGGCACATCTAAGGGTTGTACTTTTCCTTGAGGTCTCTTGTGTTTTCCTTTCACTCTTTGGCAAGTCAAGCACCTTGCCACGAACTCCGCCACTTCCTTCTTCATGTTTGACCACCAAAAGGTCTTTTAAAGGTCCTTGTATAACTTATCGCCACCCGGATGCACCAAATAAGGTGTGTTGTGGGCTTCGTTCATAATCTTCTTCTTACGTTCATCATCATTCGGTATAGACCTGACGAGAGTGtcattggggctctcaatcaaacacatttatattctcaacaaacaactagttagtggttaagtcgaggtcgatccatgggacagcgtactttgggttctaagtctatctatctcaatttatgctagtgtcacaattgatttgggtttgtagttgtattctagactaatgcaagcaataaagtaaaacaagctatAAAagaagagatgtaaacaaatgactaaaagtgatAGGATATCATAGGTTCACAGGGGAtttatgggagttgatcatacaaacatgttttcaatttataagcaagcacttattgttgtgatgggatcgagttagtgtatatcttacaatacctaagaaggtttgggtcccggagccgaatcgattagattgtacaacacctacaagtcgacttaatccttcctattcaactatatgcatggtctaatgagactcgagttggtttaagtcttacaagtctcattgaaaagataagtgatgggtaaaaaatgcaaggattcataggttcgcatttcatcaaacataacatgtgcataagttgaaatcacaacaagcaagcaaattaattatgaaaacatattagattaagcatgaatcattccccatgtttgtttcccctaattacccattaaccctaactaaggaaattactcactcattatcaaattcaacatgctaataaggttgtcaatcatactaacaaagcaaaacatgatgaataaatgatataattaacaataattaaacaagggtaaaagagaattatacctatgaagatgattccaaataattaaaaaaaaagaataaaagaagagaacttgattgattgatgaagagttgtcaattctccaataataacacaataatcttcaattacccaataataataaacttgaacaatgattaaagaaatattaatatgtaattttgtggaataattgagattaatctattctaatctactcctaatgaaagcttaatctTATATAAGGAAAGTTGGTTTAATCTAAGGGAACTTTCTACTATGGGAGCTTGGTttattgattattacaaatggagtatatatagtagtacatcattaggttaagcaagggtagattagtaaatagcattgctaagtgttgagtagggaaatgcaagtctcgaagggagatgcgcatatcacgttgctagtcccgccacaatatgctcgtcccgcgcGTCTGGAGTCTTGGCACGGAGGTCCTGTctcgtgatccgagcggatcgtggaggagacgctcggattgtctggcTGTAAGACGGGCGTCCTGGTTTTGGGACGCTCGGATAGTGGTAAAGGAAGATGCTCGTCTTGgaggggagacgctcgtcttggaggggagacgctcgtcttggcggACAACTTGTCTAATTGAGCTCGGATGGTAAAacagacgtcatttcctcatccagattcctattagagtgattcaaaagcctagaccacttgatttttcgacgccgtttcatctagcatactttcagagccaaagcagcaatcttggtttggttccgatcaatttcttcttgtaatggcttccttctcgtcatccttgcttttaagcctatatagaaattttaaattttcaaatttttatgggttttgtttttatgaaattgaaaaacatatttttgggatttttcgaaaattttcaatttttatgtgtttttggaatataaattcccatcccccactttattttggacattgtcctcaatgtacatgtaggactaggaatgaaaaggaaatacatgtttttggatttttaaagttttatggaaattaaagtacaaatgcaaatgcaatgatatgaatgaatgcatgctctaactaaatgcaattttatatgacatatataacaaatgaatgcaatctaaactatactaaatgatgcatgttttctatttaaactatggtcacctatgatcaaacctccccaaaccgatttaagcactatttctagtgtagaaatgaataggtttggtcattagtgactatgcatgaactcaagtttatatgcaactaactatatgaatcatgtgagatatattacaatgtaactatactatatgaactaactaatgtaaatgcaatatgaaatataatacaaatgcaagctaaatgtatatgtatataactaaatgcaagtgtaaatgtaatgcaaagtcaaaggaaaggatgtcttacaaatggtggtttgagggaggactccaccaaactcattccttgttgccatggttattgatgttgtccatgttgctcaatgctctcaataatcggtcaaaggcttgagcacaatcttcAAACAAGAATGAATATAgtttgttccaattcaatatgaagcttggccaagggagcttgtcacTTACTCTCTTattcaccttgcccttggcacttgaatatttgtaatgcttcaaaccaacaagcctaTGATTCCtgtcaacataaggtatgaagtgtggttcatattcgtccggagacttccactcaccaccttctccttcaattttggtgatgatttggatttatcaatccttcacgagtagaaggagaattctcataacattgatgaccggataccttaggaaatgatgttgtgggtgccaagtttctacaagcaagttcatttgaaagtttgttcttgagcttttcccccaagtaccctttatatgatgttttgaccttttggataaggtccaccatatcatctccaacaatcataggttccatggtgggtgcgaaaaggtcttcatggtcaataggaaagagacattcatcttcctcacaGAAGCAtacttcaaacttctcaaggatggggtcctcaagtgaggcaatagcACAACTCcgttcctcttcttcattccataagtccttgcaagacacatattccgcataagctccttccttaggcttgtcatcatcgttatctccatacgaatcatagatatgGGCTTCACTTTTCCtcatcaactctttctccaacacctcaatgttcacatcaaaagtcacaccctcatactcacaaagtctaagagtatttggcttactcaacctcatatcttcctcatcaaataccacactttcatactcacaagagctcaaggagattggctcttcccacttcacagcttcttcatcaaaggtcattgcctcaaattcacattcatgttcaatgctcaaggattggtggggagtgtttgtttgtgttgtttcttgggttgctttcatttgggaaattcgaattgccaactcctcaacatgggtaacaatgctttggagaacattgctcctattttggctctcctctagaatttttatgacgaaattttgttggtctcccataatttggagaaccatatcttgaatgtcaaagttgggctcatatttttgttgtgggtgggcgtaaaagtgctcatattgtggcatttggaattggttgtaaagtgagttttgggtagatggttgttgttgatattggatgtggtgattttggtgggaaaagttggggtagtagttaggattttcattgtatgaattgtaaggtaggtttatgttgacttgctcctcaaactccccatacccatcgtagtcatactcaaaagatccaccacatactccatgtaccaagtcttgggtcatcattatagccaagataaaga
This DNA window, taken from Silene latifolia isolate original U9 population unplaced genomic scaffold, ASM4854445v1 scaffold_629, whole genome shotgun sequence, encodes the following:
- the LOC141639936 gene encoding uncharacterized protein LOC141639936; amino-acid sequence: MLRACVLEFGGSWEETLHLIEFFYKNSYHASFGMAPFEALYGRKCRSPIYRDDSTEAVLLGPQKIQDMIDQVHVLREKMRAAQDRVGEVAYRLALPPALDRVHNVFHMSQLIKYISDPSHVLEAEMIKLDDDLTYVERPKEILDQKVRKTRHGETIWVKVLWSNHIVEEGTWEADENMKERYPHLFNQ